The proteins below come from a single Xyrauchen texanus isolate HMW12.3.18 chromosome 1, RBS_HiC_50CHRs, whole genome shotgun sequence genomic window:
- the ankrd53 gene encoding ankyrin repeat domain-containing protein 53 — translation MFHAAAFGDCEWLILSLKRAREPLQTDKQGLTVLHIAALHGHLDCMEVLLKARDYMDVNASCPHGRRPLHMVLADQSRPNSHTCLNYLLEHGAQPSVTTDKGLTPLHLAASEGLRDCTETLVRIGADPNARDIRGHTPLDLARIWGHRAIARFLRDAMWQKDKQQEIEKRKQLLNLRQDLVMMHTMAKTREKMASITFKKQRLSEWAKRKGCTLEWAPMNVKQRSIHVHCLSKTEKPNNLKKCHPGTPKEKWNISPIPSKPPPGSISQSQGVRMGTHPDELPPEPDLRNSVMLGCWKDGYPYYTASWDDTPQPVPDLPLDVLLRGFFPLAFPSRLDSPQHFKSSSVLDLPRLGCSLRKKSTPWTEVAMHLAEELQPGHY, via the exons ATGTTTCACGCTGCTGCGTTTGGGGActgtgaatggttgattttgagTCTGAAGAGAGCGCGGGAACCACTTCAGACTGACAAACAG GGTCTCACTGTGCTCCATATAGCAGCACTTCATGGACACCTGGACTGTATGGAGGTGCTTCTGAAGGCTAGAGATTACATGGACGTGAATGCTAGTTGTCCTCATGGACGCAGACCTCTACACATGGTGCTGGCTGATCAGAGTAGACCCAACTCGCACACCTGCCTCAATTACCTGCTTGAACATGGAGCTCAGCCCAGTGT CACAACAGACAAAGGCCTAACCCCACTGCATTTGGCTGCATCAGAAGGCCTGAGAGATTGTACAGAGACACTAGTAAGAATTGGAGCAGACCCGAATGCTCGAGACATAAGAGGTCACACGCCCCTTGACCTCGCTCGTATTTGGGGCCATAGGGCGATTGCCAG GTTTCTAAGAGATGCCATGTGGCAAAAAGACAAACAGCAGGAAATAGAGAAACGCAAACAGCTACTTAATCTCAGACAGGACCTGGTCATGATGCACACAATGGCAAAGACAAGAGAAAAG ATGGCCAGCAtcacttttaaaaaacaaaggCTTTCAGAATGGGCAAAGAGGAAGGGCTGTACTCTTGAATGGGCTCCCATGAACGTGAAGCAAAGATCCATACATGTCCACTGTCTGTCAAAGACAGAGAAGCCAAACAATCTCAAAAAATGCCACCCTGGCACCCCAAAAGAAAAGTGGAACATCTCACCCATTCCCTCCAAACCTCCTCCTGGTAGCATTAGTCAATCACAGGGTGTGCGAATGGGAACACATCCTGATGAACTGCCACCTGAACCGGACTTGCGTAATAGTGTGATGCTTGGATGCTGGAAGGATGGTTACCCTTACTACACAGCATCATGGGATGATACTCCACAGCCAGTGCCTGACCTGCCACTGGATGTTCTCTTAAGAGGTTTTTTCCCATTGGCATTCCCATCACGGCTTGATTCTCCTCAACACTTCAAGAGTTCCAGTGTGCTGGATCTGCCACGTCTAGGCTGCTCCTTAAGAAAGAAGTCCACTCCCTGGACCGAGGTGGCAATGCATCTGGCGGAGGAGTTGCAGCCAGGACACTATTAG